One window of Nocardia nova SH22a genomic DNA carries:
- the rpmA gene encoding 50S ribosomal protein L27 yields the protein MAHKKGASSSRNGRDSNAQRLGVKRFGGQAVKAGEILVRQRGTHFHPGVNVGRGGDDTLFALEAGAVQFGTKRGRKTVNIVVPEPAQA from the coding sequence ATGGCACATAAGAAGGGTGCGTCCAGCTCTCGCAACGGTCGCGATTCCAATGCTCAGCGGCTCGGTGTGAAGCGCTTCGGCGGCCAGGCCGTCAAGGCCGGTGAGATTCTGGTCCGTCAGCGCGGAACCCACTTCCACCCCGGCGTGAACGTCGGCCGTGGCGGCGACGACACGCTGTTCGCCCTCGAGGCGGGCGCGGTCCAGTTCGGCACCAAGCGTGGCCGCAAGACCGTCAACATCGTGGTTCCGGAGCCGGCGCAGGCCTGA
- a CDS encoding ESX secretion-associated protein EspG translates to MSWSFTPDEFAHVWRETDLDRHPFPLRILETPRTEDEAAKVRQNLDNRLPLGADPDLSACLRILAAPHTRVVAIGGAHTPGSEIRAIGAAIYDHAVLAVQDPGRTPGFGGPIRLSIGHTGKLGARIAALLPDCPAGGEPARSAPSDAVRSEDRDRPVPPTAPRIRRLLLKPHTAEGHIRIEGGLDRERPPSPLYYTWIDVADDGRYLIKAADEVHIVPANRQQIGTHLQKRIPR, encoded by the coding sequence GTGAGTTGGTCATTCACTCCCGACGAGTTCGCGCATGTCTGGCGCGAGACCGATCTCGATCGCCATCCCTTCCCCCTCCGAATCCTCGAAACACCCCGCACCGAGGACGAGGCGGCGAAAGTGCGCCAGAACCTCGACAATCGCCTGCCGCTCGGCGCGGACCCGGATCTGTCGGCGTGTCTGCGCATCCTCGCCGCGCCGCACACGCGAGTCGTCGCCATCGGGGGCGCGCACACTCCGGGATCCGAAATCCGCGCCATCGGGGCCGCGATCTACGACCACGCCGTCCTCGCGGTCCAGGATCCCGGCCGCACCCCCGGTTTCGGCGGGCCGATCAGGCTGTCCATCGGCCACACCGGCAAACTGGGCGCCCGCATCGCCGCACTCCTGCCGGACTGTCCCGCCGGTGGTGAACCCGCGCGCTCGGCGCCCTCGGACGCGGTCCGTAGCGAGGACCGGGACCGGCCGGTACCGCCCACGGCGCCGCGAATCCGCCGCCTGCTGCTCAAACCACACACCGCCGAGGGACATATCCGGATCGAGGGCGGACTCGACCGGGAACGCCCGCCCAGCCCGCTCTACTACACCTGGATCGACGTGGCCGACGACGGCAGATATCTCATCAAGGCCGCCGACGAGGTGCACATCGTGCCCGCGAACCGGCAACAGATCGGCACCCATCTGCAAAAACGCATTCCGCGCTGA
- a CDS encoding translation initiation factor IF-2 N-terminal domain-containing protein, whose product MAEQEPQGTSQTNGESTSNGVAGGGEAAQLPERIRVHALAKLLGTTSKRILAHLTELGAEARSAQSSLDRTVAESVRDALVPQQPADTAQPPAAPAESESSATTDSGAGQGPDASSAPAVTETAEAEPPADATASEPVTAEPTVGAGATAVAGPVATTAATGSPAEAVTAEPAAPVAPASGASAGETTPAAGQPAASQGAAESAQPVVAESAAASAPADTTSATNGVTATAEPAQAPEPAAPHTSLFTSPFQHSAPQPEQPVFEAPSIAAAPLFLPPDAAAAEEMRRKRRAEREAAEHEAAEQRAAEHKAAEQAAEQKAAEQKTAERKAAEQKTEAAESAAAESAEQPQAAEAETESSEWDDEQSRDEQEDGGRSRRRRRGRRGRGRGRGEQHADNDSEDESDDEDTDAQATTGEAEGSAADQAEDDDDSSSTPEGSTRRRRRRRRRKAGDDNESDTATSEDDPPNTVVHEREPRNKRRAVDEVQGISGSTRLEAKRQRRRDGREAGRRRPPILTESEFLARREAVDRVMVVREKSFPVTADHTHAGATTQVAVLEDNILVEHFVTNTGTASMVGNVYLGKVQNVLPSMEAAFVDIGRGRNGVLYAGEVNWEAAGLGGKERKIEQALKPGDTVLVQVSKDPVGHKGARLTTQISLAGRFLVYVPGGTSTGISRKLPDTERKRLKEILRDIVPQDAGVIIRTASEGVSENELARDVERLQVTWKTIEKQAENGSGAPKTLYEEPDLLVKVVRDLFNEDFSKLVIEGDRAWTTVENYVRTVAPDMLSRVERFENTGVDVFGSLRIDEQLAKALDRKVWLPSGGTLVIDRTEAMTVIDVNTGKFTGAGGSNLEETVTRNNLEAAEEIVRQMRLRDIGGMIVVDFIDMVLESNRDLVLRRLTESLGRDRTRHQVSEVTSLGLVQMTRKKLGTGLVEAFSTTCEHCHGRGIIVHNYPVETAPAEDSGSGRREGRRRRKDKDRDKDKPQPAAPAPVAEDEAHHEEEAAAKRAHPVALAMAAHSSDDVTAEGDGAEAVVAEATDAAADESAAVAEVPSGSAESADTTAEADRPDSGAESGRGRTRRSERNGTRDRRGGESRRRAERSAEASQPAETSDEATGTPVPSATETGTPVTPEPETPSPRRGRRRVARTTTTLSTDNQASVFVLSDSEQEDTPKFSLDDIAAPEVTPRPRTRRRTAGRAAGAPESPN is encoded by the coding sequence GTGGCCGAACAAGAGCCGCAGGGAACGTCGCAAACCAATGGTGAATCCACCTCCAACGGGGTGGCCGGGGGAGGGGAGGCGGCGCAGTTGCCGGAACGAATCCGGGTGCACGCACTGGCGAAGCTCCTGGGAACCACCAGCAAACGTATCCTTGCCCACCTGACCGAGCTGGGTGCCGAAGCACGCAGCGCCCAATCCAGCCTGGACCGAACCGTCGCCGAATCGGTGCGCGACGCCCTGGTCCCGCAACAACCCGCCGACACCGCACAGCCCCCGGCCGCACCGGCCGAGAGCGAATCTTCGGCGACCACCGATTCCGGCGCCGGGCAAGGGCCGGACGCATCGTCGGCTCCGGCCGTCACCGAGACCGCCGAAGCCGAGCCGCCTGCTGATGCGACCGCCTCCGAGCCGGTCACCGCGGAGCCGACCGTCGGTGCCGGGGCGACTGCCGTCGCCGGGCCTGTCGCTACGACCGCTGCCACCGGGTCGCCCGCCGAGGCCGTCACTGCGGAGCCTGCCGCTCCGGTAGCGCCCGCATCCGGGGCAAGTGCGGGCGAGACCACACCTGCGGCCGGACAACCCGCAGCATCACAGGGCGCGGCCGAGTCCGCGCAGCCTGTCGTCGCGGAGTCGGCGGCGGCATCGGCCCCTGCCGATACGACCTCTGCCACCAATGGGGTCACCGCGACCGCCGAGCCCGCCCAGGCTCCCGAACCCGCGGCGCCGCACACCTCGTTGTTCACCAGTCCGTTCCAGCACTCGGCGCCGCAGCCCGAGCAGCCGGTCTTCGAGGCGCCCAGTATCGCGGCCGCCCCGCTGTTCCTGCCGCCGGATGCCGCAGCCGCGGAGGAGATGCGGCGCAAGCGGCGGGCCGAGCGCGAGGCCGCCGAACACGAAGCTGCCGAGCAGCGGGCCGCCGAGCACAAAGCGGCGGAACAGGCCGCTGAACAGAAGGCCGCAGAGCAGAAGACCGCCGAGCGGAAGGCTGCCGAGCAGAAGACCGAAGCTGCAGAGTCCGCAGCGGCGGAATCCGCCGAGCAGCCGCAGGCCGCCGAGGCCGAGACCGAATCTTCCGAGTGGGACGACGAACAGTCCCGGGACGAGCAGGAGGACGGCGGTCGTTCCCGTCGTCGCCGCCGGGGCCGTCGCGGTCGCGGCCGGGGTCGCGGTGAACAGCACGCCGACAACGACTCCGAGGACGAGTCCGACGACGAGGACACCGACGCGCAGGCCACCACCGGTGAAGCCGAGGGAAGCGCCGCCGATCAGGCGGAGGACGACGACGATTCGTCGTCGACGCCGGAGGGCTCCACGCGCCGTCGCCGTCGCCGTCGTCGCCGCAAGGCCGGTGACGACAACGAGTCCGACACCGCCACGTCCGAGGACGATCCGCCGAACACCGTCGTGCACGAGCGCGAACCGCGCAACAAGCGCCGCGCCGTCGACGAGGTACAGGGCATCAGCGGTTCCACCCGGCTGGAGGCCAAGCGGCAGCGTCGTCGTGATGGCCGCGAGGCCGGTCGCCGCCGCCCGCCGATCCTGACCGAATCGGAATTCCTGGCCCGTCGCGAAGCGGTGGACCGGGTCATGGTGGTCCGGGAGAAGTCGTTCCCGGTCACCGCCGATCACACCCATGCCGGTGCCACCACACAGGTCGCGGTGCTCGAGGACAACATCCTCGTCGAGCATTTCGTCACCAACACCGGCACCGCGTCCATGGTCGGCAACGTCTACCTGGGCAAGGTGCAGAATGTGCTGCCCAGCATGGAAGCGGCGTTCGTCGATATCGGCCGCGGCCGCAACGGTGTGCTGTACGCCGGTGAGGTGAACTGGGAGGCCGCCGGGCTCGGCGGTAAGGAGCGCAAGATCGAGCAGGCGCTCAAGCCCGGTGACACCGTGCTGGTGCAGGTCAGCAAGGATCCGGTCGGGCACAAGGGCGCCCGACTGACCACGCAGATCAGTCTCGCGGGCCGCTTCCTGGTCTATGTCCCGGGCGGGACCTCGACCGGAATCAGCCGCAAACTGCCCGATACCGAGCGCAAGCGGCTCAAGGAGATCCTGCGCGATATCGTCCCGCAGGACGCCGGGGTGATCATCCGCACCGCGTCCGAGGGTGTGAGCGAGAACGAACTCGCCCGCGATGTGGAGCGGCTGCAGGTCACCTGGAAGACCATCGAGAAGCAGGCCGAGAACGGGTCCGGTGCGCCGAAGACCCTGTACGAGGAGCCCGACCTGCTGGTCAAGGTTGTTCGTGATCTGTTCAACGAGGACTTCTCGAAGCTGGTCATCGAGGGCGATCGTGCCTGGACGACGGTGGAGAACTACGTTCGCACGGTCGCGCCGGACATGCTGTCGCGGGTCGAGCGCTTCGAGAACACCGGTGTGGACGTCTTCGGCAGCCTGCGTATCGACGAGCAACTGGCCAAGGCACTCGATCGGAAGGTGTGGCTGCCCTCGGGCGGCACCCTGGTGATCGACCGCACCGAGGCGATGACGGTGATCGACGTCAACACCGGCAAGTTCACCGGCGCCGGTGGCAGCAACCTGGAGGAGACGGTCACCCGCAACAACCTCGAGGCCGCCGAGGAGATCGTGCGGCAGATGCGGTTGCGCGATATCGGCGGCATGATCGTCGTCGACTTCATCGACATGGTGCTCGAATCCAACCGGGATCTGGTCCTGCGCAGGCTCACCGAGAGCCTGGGCCGCGACCGCACCCGCCATCAGGTGTCGGAGGTGACCTCCCTCGGTCTGGTGCAGATGACCCGCAAGAAGCTGGGCACCGGCCTGGTCGAGGCGTTCTCCACCACGTGTGAGCATTGCCACGGGCGCGGCATCATCGTGCACAACTACCCGGTCGAGACGGCGCCCGCCGAGGATTCCGGTTCGGGCCGTCGCGAGGGCCGTCGCCGCCGCAAGGACAAGGATCGCGACAAGGACAAGCCGCAGCCCGCCGCACCCGCACCAGTCGCCGAGGACGAGGCGCATCACGAGGAGGAGGCCGCCGCCAAGCGTGCCCACCCGGTGGCACTCGCCATGGCGGCGCACAGCTCCGACGATGTGACCGCCGAGGGAGACGGTGCCGAAGCCGTTGTCGCCGAGGCCACGGACGCGGCCGCCGATGAGTCGGCAGCCGTGGCCGAGGTGCCGTCCGGTTCGGCCGAGTCCGCCGATACCACCGCCGAGGCCGACCGGCCGGATTCCGGCGCGGAGTCGGGTCGGGGACGGACGAGGCGATCCGAACGGAACGGAACCCGCGACCGCCGTGGCGGGGAGTCCCGCCGCCGGGCCGAGAGGTCCGCGGAGGCATCGCAGCCCGCCGAGACGTCCGACGAGGCGACCGGCACTCCCGTGCCGTCGGCAACCGAGACCGGTACTCCGGTCACCCCGGAGCCGGAGACCCCGAGCCCTCGGCGCGGACGCCGCCGGGTCGCGCGTACGACCACGACCCTGTCCACCGACAACCAGGCCTCGGTCTTCGTCCTCTCCGACAGTGAGCAGGAAGACACCCCGAAGTTCAGCCTGGACGACATCGCCGCCCCCGAGGTGACCCCGCGCCCTCGCACCCGTCGCCGCACCGCAGGCAGGGCAGCAGGCGCCCCGGAGTCGCCGAACTGA
- the obgE gene encoding GTPase ObgE produces MSKFIDRVVLHVRAGKGGHGCASVHREKYKPLGGPDGGNGGNGGDVILEVDPNVHTLLDFHFHPHAKAGNGKPGEGGNRDGKQGGELLLKVPDGTVVLGSDGEVLADLVGAGSRFIAARGGRGGLGNAALVSRARKAPGFALLGEEGEERELVLELKSVADVGLVGFPSAGKSSLVSVLSAAKPKIADYPFTTLVPNLGVVSSGDTTFTVADVPGLIPGASDGRGLGLDFLRHLERCAVLAHVVDCATLEPGRDPISDVDALEAELAAYQPALAADAGLGDLADRPRVVILNKADIPDAAELAEMVTAEFAERGWPVFTISAVSREGLRPLTFALADMVREYREAHPKAAPKRPVIRPVVAGESAFSVARDPEVEGGFIVRGERPERWVRQTQFDNDEAVGYLADRLARLGVEDELVRQGAQPGAEVTIGDVSFEWEPQISAGVDMVMTGRGTDPRLDQTERISAAERKHASRVRRGLVSDDEDQP; encoded by the coding sequence ATGTCCAAATTCATCGATCGTGTGGTGCTGCACGTGCGCGCCGGCAAGGGCGGCCACGGCTGTGCCTCGGTGCATCGGGAGAAGTACAAGCCGCTCGGCGGACCGGATGGCGGTAACGGCGGTAACGGCGGGGATGTGATCCTCGAGGTCGATCCCAATGTGCACACCCTGCTGGACTTCCACTTCCATCCGCACGCGAAGGCCGGTAACGGCAAGCCCGGCGAGGGCGGCAACCGCGACGGCAAGCAGGGTGGCGAACTCCTGCTGAAGGTGCCCGACGGCACGGTGGTCCTCGGCAGCGACGGGGAGGTGCTGGCGGATCTGGTCGGCGCCGGTTCCCGGTTCATCGCGGCCCGCGGCGGACGTGGTGGTCTCGGCAATGCCGCGCTGGTGTCGCGGGCGCGCAAGGCTCCCGGTTTCGCGCTGCTCGGCGAGGAGGGTGAGGAACGCGAACTCGTCCTGGAGCTGAAATCCGTGGCCGATGTGGGCCTGGTCGGATTTCCCTCGGCGGGTAAGTCCTCGCTGGTGTCGGTGCTGTCCGCCGCCAAGCCCAAGATCGCCGACTACCCCTTCACCACGCTGGTGCCGAATCTCGGTGTGGTGTCCAGCGGTGACACCACCTTCACCGTCGCCGATGTGCCGGGCCTGATCCCGGGAGCCAGCGACGGGCGCGGTCTGGGCCTGGACTTCCTGCGTCATCTGGAACGCTGCGCGGTGCTGGCGCACGTGGTCGATTGCGCCACCCTGGAACCCGGCCGCGATCCGATCTCCGACGTCGACGCGCTCGAGGCGGAGCTGGCCGCCTATCAACCGGCGCTGGCCGCGGATGCCGGACTCGGCGATCTGGCCGACCGGCCGCGCGTGGTGATCCTGAACAAGGCCGACATCCCCGATGCGGCGGAACTGGCGGAGATGGTCACCGCCGAGTTCGCCGAGCGCGGCTGGCCGGTGTTCACGATTTCCGCGGTGAGCCGGGAAGGCTTGCGGCCGTTGACTTTCGCGCTCGCGGACATGGTGCGGGAATACCGCGAGGCGCATCCGAAGGCGGCGCCGAAGCGGCCCGTGATCCGTCCGGTGGTGGCCGGGGAGAGCGCCTTCTCGGTGGCCCGCGATCCCGAGGTCGAGGGTGGCTTCATCGTGCGCGGTGAGCGGCCCGAACGGTGGGTGCGCCAAACCCAGTTCGACAACGACGAGGCCGTGGGCTATCTGGCCGACCGCCTGGCGCGGCTGGGTGTGGAGGACGAGTTGGTCCGCCAGGGTGCGCAGCCGGGCGCCGAGGTCACCATCGGTGACGTGAGCTTCGAGTGGGAGCCGCAGATCTCGGCCGGTGTCGACATGGTGATGACCGGCCGCGGCACCGATCCGCGCCTGGATCAGACCGAACGCATCTCCGCGGCCGAACGCAAACACGCCTCCCGAGTGCGTCGTGGCCTGGTGTCCGACGACGAGGACCAGCCGTGA
- the rplU gene encoding 50S ribosomal protein L21, with amino-acid sequence MATYAIVKTGGKQYKVAVGDLVKVEKIEGEPGTAVSLSPVLVVDGAELTTDADKLAKISVSAEVVDQTKGPKIRIHKFKNKTGYHKRQGHRQKLTVLKVTGIK; translated from the coding sequence ATGGCAACGTACGCGATCGTCAAGACCGGCGGAAAGCAGTACAAGGTCGCGGTCGGTGACCTGGTGAAGGTCGAGAAGATCGAGGGTGAACCGGGCACGGCCGTATCGCTGTCGCCGGTGCTGGTGGTTGACGGCGCCGAGCTGACTACCGATGCCGACAAGCTGGCCAAGATCTCGGTGTCCGCCGAGGTGGTCGATCAGACCAAGGGCCCGAAGATCCGGATCCACAAGTTCAAGAACAAGACCGGCTACCACAAGCGTCAGGGACACCGTCAGAAGCTGACGGTCCTGAAGGTCACCGGCATCAAGTAA
- the proB gene encoding glutamate 5-kinase yields MSARQAIRTARSVVVKIGSSALTSLEGGLDTTRLDRLAEAIEARMRAGSDVVVVSSGAIGAGIAPLGLSARPRDLATKQAAASVGQLALAHAWGTSFARFDRVVGQVLLTAGDFARREHHRNAQRTLDRLRALHAVAVVNENDTIATEEIRFGDNDRLAALVAHLVGADALVLLSDVDGLYDGDPRKGGATFIPEVRGSADLDGVIAGSGGALGTGGMASKLSAARLAADAGVPVLLAAASDAAPALADASVGTAFAARPARLSARKFWVRHAADSRGAVYLDAGAVKAVAKQRRSLLAAGITGVKGRFYGGDVVDLLAPDGRVVARGVVEYDSTELESMVGRSTSELPDGMQRPVIHADDLVKV; encoded by the coding sequence ATTTCGGCGCGGCAGGCCATTCGTACCGCGCGCAGTGTGGTCGTCAAGATCGGCTCCTCGGCGCTGACCAGCCTCGAGGGCGGGCTCGATACGACCCGTCTGGACCGGCTCGCCGAGGCGATCGAGGCGCGGATGCGAGCGGGATCCGATGTCGTGGTGGTGTCCTCCGGTGCCATCGGCGCCGGTATCGCGCCACTCGGATTGTCCGCTCGGCCAAGGGATCTCGCTACCAAACAGGCGGCAGCCAGCGTCGGGCAGCTGGCACTGGCACATGCGTGGGGCACCTCGTTCGCCCGTTTCGATCGGGTGGTCGGGCAGGTGCTGCTGACGGCCGGTGACTTCGCCCGCCGGGAGCATCACCGCAACGCGCAGCGCACCCTGGATCGGCTGCGCGCGTTGCACGCGGTGGCCGTGGTCAACGAGAACGACACCATCGCCACCGAGGAGATCCGGTTCGGCGACAACGATCGGCTGGCCGCCCTGGTGGCGCATCTGGTGGGCGCCGATGCGCTGGTCCTGCTGTCGGATGTCGACGGTCTGTACGACGGCGATCCCCGCAAGGGCGGCGCGACCTTCATTCCGGAGGTGCGCGGTAGCGCCGATCTCGACGGTGTGATCGCGGGCAGTGGCGGCGCGCTCGGCACCGGCGGGATGGCGTCGAAACTGTCCGCGGCCCGGCTGGCCGCCGACGCGGGCGTACCGGTCCTGCTGGCCGCGGCCTCCGACGCGGCCCCCGCACTGGCCGACGCCTCGGTCGGCACGGCCTTCGCCGCCCGTCCGGCACGCCTGTCGGCCCGCAAGTTCTGGGTCCGCCACGCGGCAGACAGCCGCGGCGCCGTGTATCTGGACGCTGGTGCCGTGAAAGCCGTTGCAAAACAGCGCCGTTCGCTGCTGGCGGCCGGTATTACCGGTGTGAAGGGCCGCTTCTACGGCGGTGACGTGGTCGATCTCCTGGCCCCCGACGGCCGGGTGGTCGCGCGCGGTGTCGTGGAATACGACAGCACCGAACTCGAGTCGATGGTGGGCCGGTCCACCTCCGAACTGCCGGATGGCATGCAGCGACCCGTTATTCATGCCGATGACCTGGTGAAGGTGTAG
- a CDS encoding phosphoenolpyruvate synthase, producing MHGSDTGLGTAAEGGGKAAGLRRLRDAALPVPDWLVVTPDLFELMPPEIVSAAAEFVRSADLDQALSRGAVLRASIMTAAPPTALVAAMDGMWRQLDRAAVAVRSSAAVEDGAAYSFAGQFDSFLNVTGAEAVATAVTACWASALAPRVIAYCFAHGLALPGIPSVVVQRMVAAETSGVLFTCDPATGATDRMVLSAVYGLGEGLVSGAVDADTLVVDKFSGSVVESVLGEKSIRYRAAGEQGCVAVEVEPQLRERPALDDAQVRQVIDLGRRIEDASGGPQDVEWAFDPDGRLWVLQARPVTTVTGAQLRGAGEEVPAGEQRIWDNSNIIESFNGITSPLTFTTAADIYGRVYRGYAQSLAVPAEQVRQTDTWTPVLLGYFHGRVYYNLLHWYRMVGIAPGYPLNRKVLEAALGVAEPLPDDVAKTLRPFTFGNPITRLIARARTTAVYFRRIRDIDAMMREFLDDFYRVYDAFEAHDDSADTGPEAYARYRELDRELVHRWGPMMVLDAMLLTLTGLLYILTRIFLPKAPEWFLYAVAGPGADVESAEPARAMSELAALVRADPELRKIVETTAPEGVYDALADAGHDEFRARVDDYIDRYGYRSLDELKLETPDLREDPSALFVMLLAALPEPQNRAADDAQQYLDAHLRGWRRGIYERLRRKVARCAGHRESLRFCRTRAFGMVKRTIRIMGRDLVRRDVIDDFSDVFQLTLPQLRGCYEGGETDGLRAVVAARKQQRAADARLVAPPRFVTHGDGFGPAELAAAGWVPVTDTPAATAGSVFTGTPSGGGTGTGAAVVVDEPRDVAGGVLVTYRTDPGWVAVLPSATALVIERGSPLTHVAIVARELGVPTVVQIPGVTRTVRTGMPLRVDGTAGTVTVLDEQERSDAH from the coding sequence GTGCACGGATCCGACACGGGTCTCGGGACCGCTGCCGAGGGCGGCGGTAAGGCGGCCGGACTGCGCCGATTGCGCGATGCCGCGTTGCCGGTGCCGGATTGGCTGGTGGTGACGCCGGATCTGTTCGAACTGATGCCGCCCGAGATCGTCTCGGCAGCGGCCGAATTCGTCCGCTCCGCCGATCTCGACCAGGCGCTGTCGCGCGGCGCGGTCCTGCGGGCGAGCATCATGACCGCCGCCCCGCCCACCGCCCTGGTCGCGGCGATGGACGGGATGTGGCGGCAGCTCGATCGGGCCGCGGTGGCGGTGCGCTCGTCGGCGGCGGTGGAGGACGGGGCGGCGTATTCGTTTGCCGGGCAGTTCGATTCATTTCTCAATGTGACCGGTGCCGAGGCCGTCGCCACCGCCGTCACCGCGTGCTGGGCCTCGGCGCTGGCGCCCCGGGTGATCGCCTACTGTTTCGCGCACGGCCTCGCCCTGCCCGGAATTCCGTCGGTCGTGGTGCAGCGGATGGTCGCGGCCGAGACGAGCGGTGTGCTGTTCACCTGCGATCCGGCCACCGGCGCCACCGACCGGATGGTGCTGAGCGCGGTGTACGGGCTGGGCGAGGGGCTGGTCTCCGGTGCCGTGGATGCCGATACCCTTGTCGTGGACAAGTTTTCGGGATCGGTCGTGGAATCGGTCCTGGGGGAGAAGTCGATTCGCTACCGCGCCGCGGGTGAACAGGGTTGTGTCGCGGTGGAAGTCGAGCCGCAGTTGCGGGAACGGCCCGCCTTGGACGACGCCCAGGTGCGCCAGGTGATCGACCTCGGCCGCCGGATCGAGGACGCCTCGGGCGGACCGCAGGATGTGGAATGGGCCTTCGATCCGGACGGCCGGTTGTGGGTACTGCAGGCGCGCCCGGTCACCACCGTCACCGGAGCCCAGTTGCGCGGCGCCGGAGAAGAGGTGCCCGCCGGTGAACAGCGAATCTGGGACAACTCCAACATCATCGAGAGTTTCAACGGCATCACCTCGCCGCTGACCTTCACCACGGCCGCCGACATCTACGGCCGGGTCTACCGGGGTTACGCGCAGTCGCTGGCCGTACCCGCCGAGCAGGTGCGCCAGACCGACACCTGGACACCGGTGCTGCTGGGCTACTTTCACGGCCGGGTCTACTACAACCTGCTGCACTGGTACCGGATGGTGGGCATCGCGCCGGGCTATCCACTCAACCGCAAGGTGCTGGAGGCCGCACTCGGGGTCGCCGAACCGTTGCCGGACGATGTCGCGAAGACATTGCGCCCGTTCACCTTCGGCAATCCGATCACGCGCCTGATCGCGCGCGCCCGCACGACGGCCGTCTACTTCCGCCGAATCCGCGACATCGATGCGATGATGCGGGAATTCCTGGACGACTTCTACCGGGTCTACGACGCCTTCGAAGCGCACGACGACAGCGCCGACACCGGCCCCGAAGCCTATGCGCGCTACCGCGAACTGGATCGCGAACTCGTGCACCGCTGGGGTCCGATGATGGTGCTGGACGCGATGCTGCTCACGCTCACCGGCCTGCTCTACATCCTCACCCGGATATTCCTGCCGAAGGCCCCGGAGTGGTTCCTCTACGCGGTCGCGGGCCCGGGCGCCGACGTCGAATCCGCCGAGCCCGCGCGGGCGATGTCGGAGCTCGCGGCGCTGGTCCGCGCTGATCCGGAACTGCGCAAGATCGTGGAAACCACTGCGCCGGAAGGTGTTTACGATGCACTGGCCGATGCGGGGCACGACGAGTTCCGGGCCCGGGTCGACGACTACATCGACCGGTACGGCTATCGCAGCCTGGACGAGTTGAAGTTGGAGACGCCGGATCTGCGCGAGGATCCGTCCGCTCTGTTCGTCATGCTGCTGGCCGCACTGCCGGAGCCGCAGAACCGGGCCGCCGACGACGCGCAGCAGTACCTCGACGCGCACCTGCGGGGCTGGCGGCGCGGAATCTACGAACGCCTGCGCCGCAAGGTCGCTCGCTGTGCCGGGCACCGGGAGAGCCTGCGCTTCTGCCGCACCCGGGCCTTCGGGATGGTCAAGCGCACGATCCGGATCATGGGCCGAGATCTGGTGCGGCGCGACGTCATCGACGACTTCTCCGATGTGTTCCAGCTGACGTTGCCGCAACTGCGCGGTTGTTACGAGGGCGGTGAGACGGACGGCCTGCGTGCCGTGGTCGCCGCGCGCAAACAGCAGCGCGCCGCCGACGCGCGCCTGGTCGCGCCCCCGCGCTTCGTCACCCACGGTGACGGCTTCGGGCCCGCCGAACTCGCGGCGGCCGGATGGGTGCCGGTCACCGACACTCCGGCCGCCACCGCGGGTTCGGTGTTCACCGGAACACCCTCCGGCGGCGGCACGGGCACCGGTGCCGCCGTCGTGGTGGACGAACCGCGCGACGTCGCCGGTGGGGTCCTGGTCACCTATCGGACCGATCCGGGCTGGGTCGCCGTGCTGCCCTCGGCGACCGCGCTGGTGATCGAGCGCGGCAGCCCGCTGACCCATGTGGCCATCGTCGCACGCGAACTGGGCGTGCCGACGGTGGTGCAGATTCCGGGTGTGACCCGGACCGTCCGTACCGGAATGCCGCTGCGCGTGGACGGTACCGCCGGGACCGTCACCGTGCTCGACGAACAGGAGCGATCCGATGCCCACTGA
- the ndk gene encoding nucleoside-diphosphate kinase yields MTEQTLVLIKPDGVARGLVGEIITRIERKGLKIAALKLEQVSEELAAAHYAEHDGKPFYGSLIEFITSGPVVAAILEGPRAIAAFRQIAGGTDPVEKAVPGSIRGDYALETQFNLVHGSDSPESAKREIALWFAG; encoded by the coding sequence GTGACTGAGCAGACGTTGGTTCTCATCAAGCCGGACGGCGTGGCCCGTGGCCTGGTCGGTGAGATCATCACCCGCATCGAACGCAAAGGCCTCAAGATCGCGGCCCTCAAGCTCGAGCAGGTCTCCGAGGAACTTGCCGCCGCCCACTACGCCGAACACGATGGCAAGCCGTTCTACGGTTCGCTGATCGAATTCATCACCTCCGGCCCCGTCGTCGCGGCCATCCTCGAGGGCCCGCGCGCCATAGCCGCCTTCCGGCAGATCGCCGGTGGCACCGACCCGGTGGAGAAGGCCGTCCCCGGCAGCATCCGCGGCGATTACGCGTTGGAAACCCAGTTCAACCTCGTCCACGGCTCCGACTCCCCCGAGAGCGCCAAGCGCGAAATCGCACTCTGGTTTGCCGGATAA